The DNA segment GACGGCGACCGGGTCGTGCTGCGCCCGGTCGACCGGCTCCCGGCCGTGGCGGCCGGCCAGACGGTGGCCGTGTACGACGGCGACCGCGTCCTGGGCGCGGTGCGCGCGGCCTGAGCACGCCCCTAGGCTCGTGGGCATGGAGTCCCGACACGTCCCCCGCCTCGGTGCGTCCCTGTCCGTCGTCGGCCTCGGCTGCTGGCAGCTGGGCGCGGACTGGGGCGACGTCGACGACGCCGACGCCCTGGCCACCCTCGACGGTGCCCTCGACGCCGGCGTCACGTTCCTCGACACCGCCGACGTCTACGGTGACGGCCGCAGCGAGCGCCTCGTCGGCCGCGCCGTCGCCGCCCGCGACGACGTCCTCGTCGCCACCAAGGCCGGCCGCCGCGCCGACCCCCACGTCCCCGAGGCGTTCACGCCCGAGAACCTGCGCGCCTGGACCGACCGGTCCCGCGAGAACCTCGGCGTCGAGACCCTCGACCTGGTCCAGCTGCACTGCCCGCCCACCCCGGTGTACTCCGCCGACGCCGTCTTCGACGCCCTCGACCAGCTCGTCGCCGACGGCTCGCTGCGCGCCTACGGCGTGAGCGTCGAGCGGACCGACGAGGCCCTCACGGCCATCGCCCGCCCGGGCGTGGCCACCGTCCAGATCATCCTCAACGCGTTCCGGCTCAAGCCGCTGGAGCAGGTGCTGCCCGCGGCCCAGGAGGCGGGCGTCGGCATCATCGCGCGGGTGCCGCTGGCATCCGGGCTGCTCAGCGGCAAGTACGACGCCTCGACGACGTTCGCGGCCGACGACCACCGCACGTACAACCGCGACGGCTCCGCCTTCGACGTCGGCGAGACCTTCGCCGGCGTGCCGTTCGAGGTCGGCCTCCGCGCGGTCGAGGAGCTTCGTGAGGTCGCCGGCGACCGGCCGCTGGCGGAGCTGGCCCTGCGCTGGGTCGTCGACACCCCGGGCGTCACCACCGTCATCCCGGGTGCCCGCAACGCCGAGCAGGCCCGGCGCAACGCCGCGGTGGCCGGCAGCCCCGCGCTGACCGCCGACGAGCGCGACGCCGTCGCGGCCGTG comes from the Aquipuribacter hungaricus genome and includes:
- a CDS encoding aldo/keto reductase, with translation MESRHVPRLGASLSVVGLGCWQLGADWGDVDDADALATLDGALDAGVTFLDTADVYGDGRSERLVGRAVAARDDVLVATKAGRRADPHVPEAFTPENLRAWTDRSRENLGVETLDLVQLHCPPTPVYSADAVFDALDQLVADGSLRAYGVSVERTDEALTAIARPGVATVQIILNAFRLKPLEQVLPAAQEAGVGIIARVPLASGLLSGKYDASTTFAADDHRTYNRDGSAFDVGETFAGVPFEVGLRAVEELREVAGDRPLAELALRWVVDTPGVTTVIPGARNAEQARRNAAVAGSPALTADERDAVAAVYDRHVRPLVHDSW